The following coding sequences lie in one Arachis stenosperma cultivar V10309 chromosome 5, arast.V10309.gnm1.PFL2, whole genome shotgun sequence genomic window:
- the LOC130982583 gene encoding 2-alkenal reductase (NADP(+)-dependent)-like, with amino-acid sequence MEVSNKYVVVKHHIQDAPKESDFEIKIGALILSVDSGSNDVIVKNLYISIDPYQINRMKSNDPSQTSISFAAPITPGEAIDGVAIGKVLVASDNGKFQKDDLVMGVFTWAEYSVVKEESIIKKLEPSEFPLTYHLGVLGFNGLSAYAGFFEVCKPQKGENVFVSAACGAVGNLVGQYAKLLGCYVVGCAGSQDKVTLLKDKLGFDDAFNYKEEKDLTSILARYFPNGIDVYFDNVGGEMLEAAIANMNTFGRVSICGVISQYTDAEKRSSPNMLNVVYNRINIRGFLAADFMNVFPDFIAKTSAYLQTGKLHVIEDVSSGVESIPSAFVGIFNGNNVGKKIVKVAEE; translated from the exons atgGAAGTGAGCAACAAATACGTTGTGGTAAAGCATCATATTCAAGATGCACCAAAAGAGTCTGATTTTGAGATCAAAATTGGGGCTTTGATACTTTCAGTTGATTCAGGATCCAATGATGTAATTGTGAAGAATCTGTATATCTCTATTGATCCATATCAGATAAACCGCATGAAGAGCAACGACCCTTCGCAAACTTCTATAAGCTTTGCTGCTCCCATAACGCCAGGCGAG GCAATTGATGGTGTTGCTATTGGAAAAGTTCTGGTGGCTTCTGACAACGGTAAATTTCAGAAAGACGATTTGGTTATGGGAGTTTTCACTTGGGCAGAGTACAGTGTCGTTAAGGAAGAGAGCATAATAAAAAAGTTGGAGCCATCTGAATTTCCACTCACTTATCATCTTGGAGTTTTAG GTTTTAATGGATTATCAGCCTACGCGGGATTTTTTGAAGTATGCAAACCGCAAAAGGGTGAAAATGTCTTTGTGTCAGCAGCATGTGGGGCTGTGGGCAATTTGGTTGGTCAATATGCCAAACTATTAGGTTGCTATGTTGTTGGCTGTGCTGGGAGTCAAGACAAG GTGACATTACTCAAAGACAAGCTTGGGTTTGACGATGCATTCAactacaaagaagaaaaagatctAACATCTATCCTGGCAAG gtACTTTCCTAATGGAATTGACGTATATTTCGATAATGTTGGGGGAGAAATGCTAGAGGCAGCAATTGCGAATATGAATACATTTGGTAGAGTATCTATTTGTGGAGTAATCTCACAATATACTGATGCAGAAAAGAGATCATCACCAAACATGTTGAATGTTGTGTATAACAGAATCAACATTAGAGGATTTTTGGCTGCTGATTTTATGAATGTTTTTCCAGACTTCATTGCAAAAACATCAGCCTATCTTCAAACTGGAAAGTTGCATGTGATTGAAGACGTGTCATCTGGTGTTGAGAGCATCCCTTCTGCTTTTGTAGGAATCTTCAATGGAAATAATGTTGGAAAGAAAATTGTTAAGGTAGCTGAAGAATAA